One part of the Solanum dulcamara chromosome 8, daSolDulc1.2, whole genome shotgun sequence genome encodes these proteins:
- the LOC129899323 gene encoding uncharacterized protein LOC129899323 produces the protein MRTRSLLAQCLPGFISQDRGCHMSVIADKDVHLPSPAVEIVPSKATHPYKYAGETVDLDVFKGRVSVADIIGFTGSETISSKSDGHLKSWDISIDLVNVLKHEIRDGQLSLRGKRVLELGCSYGLPGIFACLKGASTVHFQDLSAETIRCTTIPNVLANLEQARDRQSRQPESPLTPSRQILAPVVHFYAGEWEELPTVLSVVRNDISEVPTGKSLSLSEEDFMDGCSSQDGSILGLESSLRRSRKLSGSRAWERANDADNGEGGYDVILMTELPYSVPSLKKLYGLIKKCLRPPYGVIYLAAKRNYVSFNSATRHLRSVVDEEGVFGAHLVKELADREIWKFFFK, from the exons ATGCGTACACGATCACTTCTTGCTCAATGCTTGCCTGGTTTCATATCGCAAGACCGAGGGTGTCACATGTCAGTCATAGCTGACAAAGATGTCCATCTTCCCTCACCAGCTGTGGAGATAGTTCCATCAAAG GCTACTCATCCCTACAAATATGCTGGGGAGACTGTAGATTTGGATGTCTTCAAG GGTAGAGTCAGTGTCGCTGATATAATTGGATTCACTGGTTCAGAAACAATATCCTCAAAGTCAGATG GGCATCTTAAATCTTGGGACATATCAATTGATCTTGTTAATGTTCTCAAGCATGAGATTCGGGATGGACAACTGAGCTTAAGAGGCAAAAGGGTGCTTGAG CTTGGTTGCAGTTATGGGCTTCCTGGAATTTTCGCTTGTTTAAAG GGAGCTTCAACGGTACATTTTCAGGACCTCAGTGCAGAAACTATAAGATGCACCACTATCCCTAATGTTTTAGCAAACCTTGAGCAGGCCCGTGATAGGCAGAGCCGCCAACCTGAGAGTCCTTTGACTCCTTCAAGACAGATTCTTGCTCCAGTGGTGCACTTTTATGCTGGGGAGTGGGAAGAACTCCCTACAGTCTTATCTGTGGTGAGGAATGATATATCTGAGGTACCAACAGGAAAGAGCCTTAGCTTGTCAGAGGAGGATTTCATGGATGGTTGTAGTAGCCAAGACGGGAGCATATTGGGGCTGGAGTCTTCCTTAAGGAGATCTAGGAAGCTCTCGGGAAGCAGAGCATGGGAGAGGGCTAATGATGCAGACAATGGCGAAGGTGGATATGATGTAATTTTAATGACTGAACTTCCCTACTCAGTGCCTTCCCTCAAGAAGCTATATGGGCTTATAAAAAAG TGTCTGAGGCCTCCCTATGGAGTAATATACCTGGCTGCGAAAAGGAATTATGTGAGCTTCAACAGTGCAACACGTCATTTGAGAAGTGTGGTCGATGAGGAAGGTGTTTTTGGTGCCCATTTAGTGAAGGAGCTAGCAGATAGAGAGATTTGGAAATTCTTTTTCAAATAA
- the LOC129898717 gene encoding protein farnesyltransferase/geranylgeranyltransferase type-1 subunit alpha isoform X2: MDSDEEVRTRIPFKDRPDWADVKPVPQDDGPCPVAPIAYTEDFSETMDYFRAIYIADERSPRALHLTAEAIQLNPGNYTVWQFRRVVLEALGIDLQEELKFVDRIAGENTKNYQIWHHRRWLAEKLGADAVTNELEFTKKIFSQDAKNYHAWSHRQWVLQALGGWEDELAYCQKLLEDDIYNNSAWNQRYFVVTRSPLLGGLAAMRELEVNYTVQAIRASPENESPWRYLRGLYKNDTQSLVEDSQVASVLLDVLTSQNSHVHALSFLLDLLCHGFEPSQELKSAVDVLTPQSCSPDFELTERICSILEHADPMRVKYWNWRKSTVRVQSAECQNTDRLANLRCKNDL, from the exons ATGGACTCTGATGAAGAGGTGAGAACGCGAATTCCATTCAAGGATAGGCCCGATTGGGCCGATGTAAAGCCCGTTCCGCAAGACGACGGGCCCTGCCCAGTGGCTCCCATAGCCTACACGGAAGACTTCTCTGAAACCATGGACTATTTCCGGGCAATCTACATAGCCGACGAGCGATCTCCACGCGCCCTCCATCTTACTGCTGAAGCTATTCAGCTAAACCCTGGAAATTACACT GTATGGCAATTCAGGCGTGTTGTCCTGGAGGCATTGGGTATTGATTTACAGGAAGAATTGAAGTTTGTTGATCGCATTGCTGGGGAGAAcacaaaaaattatcaaatttg GCATCATAGACGGTGGCTTGCTGAGAAGCTGGGAGCTGATGCTGTGACAAATGAGCTGGAATTcaccaagaaaatattttctcagGATGCAAAGAATTATCATGCCTGGTCCCATAGGCAG TGGGTCCTTCAAGCACTTGGCGGATGGGAAGATGAGCTTGCCTATTGTCAAAAACTCCTTGAAGATGATATTTACAACAATTCTGCTTGGAATCAG AGATACTTTGTCGTAACACGATCACCTCTACTAGGGGGCCTAGCGGCAATGAGGGAATTGGAAGTGAATTACACAGTTCAAGCCATCAGGGCTAGTCCAGAGAATGAAAGTCCTTGGAGGTATCTTCGTGGTCTTTACAAGAATGATACACAATCTCTAGTTGAGGATTCTCAAGTAGCATCAGTGCTTTTGGACGTCTTAACCTCCCAAAATAGTCATGTGCATGCTCTGAGTTTCTTGTTGGATCTTCTTTGTCATGGTTTTGAACCAAGCCAAGAATTGAAAAGTGCAGTAGATGTTCTTACTCCACAGTCATGCTCACCAGATTTTGAACTGACAGAGAGAATTTGTTCCATATTGGAACATGCTGATCCAATGAGAGTAAAATATTGGAATTGGCGCAAAAGCACAGTTCGGGTTCAATCAGCTGAGTGTCAGAATACAGATAGGTTGGCTAATTTGAGATGCAAGAATGACTTGTGA
- the LOC129898717 gene encoding protein farnesyltransferase/geranylgeranyltransferase type-1 subunit alpha isoform X1, with translation MDSDEEVRTRIPFKDRPDWADVKPVPQDDGPCPVAPIAYTEDFSETMDYFRAIYIADERSPRALHLTAEAIQLNPGNYTVWQFRRVVLEALGIDLQEELKFVDRIAGENTKNYQIWLMDITWRNCFKLMGLDSRHHRRWLAEKLGADAVTNELEFTKKIFSQDAKNYHAWSHRQWVLQALGGWEDELAYCQKLLEDDIYNNSAWNQRYFVVTRSPLLGGLAAMRELEVNYTVQAIRASPENESPWRYLRGLYKNDTQSLVEDSQVASVLLDVLTSQNSHVHALSFLLDLLCHGFEPSQELKSAVDVLTPQSCSPDFELTERICSILEHADPMRVKYWNWRKSTVRVQSAECQNTDRLANLRCKNDL, from the exons ATGGACTCTGATGAAGAGGTGAGAACGCGAATTCCATTCAAGGATAGGCCCGATTGGGCCGATGTAAAGCCCGTTCCGCAAGACGACGGGCCCTGCCCAGTGGCTCCCATAGCCTACACGGAAGACTTCTCTGAAACCATGGACTATTTCCGGGCAATCTACATAGCCGACGAGCGATCTCCACGCGCCCTCCATCTTACTGCTGAAGCTATTCAGCTAAACCCTGGAAATTACACT GTATGGCAATTCAGGCGTGTTGTCCTGGAGGCATTGGGTATTGATTTACAGGAAGAATTGAAGTTTGTTGATCGCATTGCTGGGGAGAAcacaaaaaattatcaaatttg GCTAATGGATATCACATGGAGGAACTGCTTTAAGCTGATGGGATTAGACAGTAG GCATCATAGACGGTGGCTTGCTGAGAAGCTGGGAGCTGATGCTGTGACAAATGAGCTGGAATTcaccaagaaaatattttctcagGATGCAAAGAATTATCATGCCTGGTCCCATAGGCAG TGGGTCCTTCAAGCACTTGGCGGATGGGAAGATGAGCTTGCCTATTGTCAAAAACTCCTTGAAGATGATATTTACAACAATTCTGCTTGGAATCAG AGATACTTTGTCGTAACACGATCACCTCTACTAGGGGGCCTAGCGGCAATGAGGGAATTGGAAGTGAATTACACAGTTCAAGCCATCAGGGCTAGTCCAGAGAATGAAAGTCCTTGGAGGTATCTTCGTGGTCTTTACAAGAATGATACACAATCTCTAGTTGAGGATTCTCAAGTAGCATCAGTGCTTTTGGACGTCTTAACCTCCCAAAATAGTCATGTGCATGCTCTGAGTTTCTTGTTGGATCTTCTTTGTCATGGTTTTGAACCAAGCCAAGAATTGAAAAGTGCAGTAGATGTTCTTACTCCACAGTCATGCTCACCAGATTTTGAACTGACAGAGAGAATTTGTTCCATATTGGAACATGCTGATCCAATGAGAGTAAAATATTGGAATTGGCGCAAAAGCACAGTTCGGGTTCAATCAGCTGAGTGTCAGAATACAGATAGGTTGGCTAATTTGAGATGCAAGAATGACTTGTGA
- the LOC129898716 gene encoding endonuclease III homolog 1, chloroplastic-like isoform X1 — translation MSPSLLRNTALLPSIPLPIQTISSAKMRRTRSSLNQETPSQKNPGSDGSGGSSVPELRVFIRKKRVKNTVEVIAKEVKEESSGKKFVRLPDIEEFSYSKGVTHSQSTPSKTVHLSGEQALSQLTQTEIKGFSLSDPLQPPSNWEKVLEGIRKMRSAEDAPVDSMGCEKAGSSLPAKERRFAVLVSSLLSSQTKDQVNHGAIQRLLQNGLLSADAIDSANEETIKSLIYPVGFYTRKASNLKKVAKICLSKYKGDIPSSLEELLLLPGIGPKMAHLVMNVAWDNVQGICVDTHVHRISNRLGWVSRPGTKQQTYGVEFEPRVYRKQPLYPTKKTRTPEETRESLQLWLPKEEWVPINPLLVGFGQTICTPLRPRCAICTVSDLCPSAFKEAASPSSTPKK, via the exons ATGTCCCCCTCTCTTCTCAGAAACACTGCGCTTCTTCCCTCAATCCCACTTCCAATTCAAACCATTTCCTCCGCCAAAATGCGAAGAACTCGAAGTTCCCTTAACCAAGAAACCCCTTCTCAGAAAAACCCAG GTTCTGATGGCTCAGGTGGAAGCTCCGTTCCTGAACTTCGTGTTTTCATCCGGAAAAAGAGAGTTAAAAATACTGTGGAAGTCATAGCCAAAGAGGTCAAGGAAGAATCTTCTGGCAAGAAA TTTGTTAGACTGCCTGATATAGAGGAATTTTCCTATTCGAAGGGCGTTACACATTCCCAGTCAA CACCTTCCAAAACTGTGCATTTGTCAGGAGAACAAGCCCTATCCCAGTTGACGCAAACAG AAATCAAAGGCTTCAGTCTATCTGATCCACTACAACCACCTTCAAACTGGGAAAAAGTCCTTGAAGGAATCCGCAAGATGAGATCCGCAGAAGATGCACCTGTAGACTCTATGGGTTGTGAGAAAGCTGGGAGTTCACTTCCTGCCAAG GAAAGAAGATTTGCAGTCCTTGTATCATCACTCTTGTCAAGCCAGACCAAAGATCAAGTTAATCATG GAGCTATCCAGCGTCTTCTTCAAAATGGCTTGCTTTCTGCAGATGCCATTGACTCAGCAAATGAAGAAACAATCAAGAGTTTGATATATCCA GTGGGGTTTTACACGCGAAAGGCTAGCAACCTGAAAAAAGTAGCAAAAATTTGTCTATCAAAATACAAAGGGGACATCCCTAGTTCTCTGGAAGAATTGCTTCTGCTCCCAGGAATTGGTCCCAAGATGGCTCATCTA GTTATGAATGTTGCATGGGACAACGTTCAAGGGATATGTGTAGATACTCATGTGCATCGTATTTCTAATCGGCTTGGATGGGTATCACGTCCTGGAACAAAGCAG CAGACTTATGGTGTGGAgtttgagccaagggtctatcggaaacaacctctctatcctACAAAG AAAACAAGAACCCCCGAGGAGACTAGGGAGTCCTTGCAACTTTGGCTTCCGAAGGAAGAATGGGTGCCAATCAATCCTCTCTTG GTTGGGTTTGGTCAGACCATTTGTACTCCTTTGAGACCACGTTGTGCAATCTGTACAGTAAGTGATCTCTGCCCATCCGCATTCAAAGAAGCGGCAAGTCCATCTTCCACACCCAAAAAGTGA
- the LOC129898716 gene encoding endonuclease III homolog 1, chloroplastic-like isoform X2 translates to MSPSLLRNTALLPSIPLPIQTISSAKMRRTRSSLNQETPSQKNPGSDGSGGSSVPELRVFIRKKRVKNTVEVIAKEVKEESSGKKFVRLPDIEEFSYSKGVTHSQSTPSKTVHLSGEQALSQLTQTEIKGFSLSDPLQPPSNWEKVLEGIRKMRSAEDAPVDSMGCEKAGSSLPAKERRFAVLVSSLLSSQTKDQVNHGAIQRLLQNGLLSADAIDSANEETIKSLIYPVGFYTRKASNLKKVAKICLSKYKGDIPSSLEELLLLPGIGPKMAHLVMNVAWDNVQGICVDTHVHRISNRLGWVSRPGTKQKTRTPEETRESLQLWLPKEEWVPINPLLVGFGQTICTPLRPRCAICTVSDLCPSAFKEAASPSSTPKK, encoded by the exons ATGTCCCCCTCTCTTCTCAGAAACACTGCGCTTCTTCCCTCAATCCCACTTCCAATTCAAACCATTTCCTCCGCCAAAATGCGAAGAACTCGAAGTTCCCTTAACCAAGAAACCCCTTCTCAGAAAAACCCAG GTTCTGATGGCTCAGGTGGAAGCTCCGTTCCTGAACTTCGTGTTTTCATCCGGAAAAAGAGAGTTAAAAATACTGTGGAAGTCATAGCCAAAGAGGTCAAGGAAGAATCTTCTGGCAAGAAA TTTGTTAGACTGCCTGATATAGAGGAATTTTCCTATTCGAAGGGCGTTACACATTCCCAGTCAA CACCTTCCAAAACTGTGCATTTGTCAGGAGAACAAGCCCTATCCCAGTTGACGCAAACAG AAATCAAAGGCTTCAGTCTATCTGATCCACTACAACCACCTTCAAACTGGGAAAAAGTCCTTGAAGGAATCCGCAAGATGAGATCCGCAGAAGATGCACCTGTAGACTCTATGGGTTGTGAGAAAGCTGGGAGTTCACTTCCTGCCAAG GAAAGAAGATTTGCAGTCCTTGTATCATCACTCTTGTCAAGCCAGACCAAAGATCAAGTTAATCATG GAGCTATCCAGCGTCTTCTTCAAAATGGCTTGCTTTCTGCAGATGCCATTGACTCAGCAAATGAAGAAACAATCAAGAGTTTGATATATCCA GTGGGGTTTTACACGCGAAAGGCTAGCAACCTGAAAAAAGTAGCAAAAATTTGTCTATCAAAATACAAAGGGGACATCCCTAGTTCTCTGGAAGAATTGCTTCTGCTCCCAGGAATTGGTCCCAAGATGGCTCATCTA GTTATGAATGTTGCATGGGACAACGTTCAAGGGATATGTGTAGATACTCATGTGCATCGTATTTCTAATCGGCTTGGATGGGTATCACGTCCTGGAACAAAGCAG AAAACAAGAACCCCCGAGGAGACTAGGGAGTCCTTGCAACTTTGGCTTCCGAAGGAAGAATGGGTGCCAATCAATCCTCTCTTG GTTGGGTTTGGTCAGACCATTTGTACTCCTTTGAGACCACGTTGTGCAATCTGTACAGTAAGTGATCTCTGCCCATCCGCATTCAAAGAAGCGGCAAGTCCATCTTCCACACCCAAAAAGTGA
- the LOC129901235 gene encoding gamma-secretase subunit APH1-like: MTVAAGFGYALLALGPSLSLFIALISKKPFLILTLLSSTLVWLMSLIVMSALWRAFLPLKTTAWWPYTILILTSVGFQEGLRILFWKVYKKLEDILDAFADRVSKPRLFMTDKMQIALAGGLGHGVAHAVFFCLGLLTPAFGPATYYVEKCSKIPFFLVSANIALAFATIHTFSMVIAFSGYEEGNKVDQCFAPVVHVIAGMLTLANLAFGGCMIGIPLLYCVAIVTLVHCGKTAWRRLIESREGSFSNSQ; the protein is encoded by the exons ATGACAGTAGCAGCAGGATTTGGATACGCTTTGTTAGCTCTTGGCCCTTCTCTCTCCCTCTTCATTGCTCTTATCTCTAAAAAACCCTTCTTGATTCTCACACTTCTTTCAAG TACATTGGTATGGCTTATGAGTCTGATAGTAATGTCAGCACTTTGGAGGGCTTTCCTTCCACTGAAAACCACAGCATGGTGGCCATATACAATCCTCATACTCACTTCTGTTGGTTTCCAAGAAGGGCTTCGTATTCTCTTCTGGAAAGTTTACAA GAAGCTGGAGGATATATTGGACGCATTTGCTGACAGAGTCTCTAAACCTCGCCTCTTTATGACGGACAAGATGCAAATTGCTCTTG CTGGGGGTTTGGGACATGGTGTGGCTCATGCTGTGTTTTTTTGCCTTGGCCTTTTGACACCTGCATTTGGACCAGCGACATATTATGTAGAGAAATGCTCAAAGATACCCTTCTTTCTTGTTTCTG CAAATATAGCGCTTGCATTTGCTACGATCCACACTTTCTCCATGGTTATTGCGTTCAGTGGATATGAAGAAGGAAACAAAGTGGACCAGTGTTTTGCTCCTGTTGTTCACGTAATTGCTGGCATGTTG ACACTGGCAAATCTTGCATTTGGAGGCTGCATGATTGGCATTCCACTTCTCTATTGTGTAGCAATTGTGACTTTGGTACATTGCGGAAAGACGGCATGGAGGAGATTGATAGA